AGAAACTCTTTGAAATCGCGGTCATGATGGATAGCAAAGAACTGGGCCGCGGAAAAGGCTCCAGTAAAAAACAGGCAGAACAGGCAGCGGCAGGCTCAGCACTGATCCATCTGCATGAATTCTCATCCTCAACAACGAAAAGCACCCTATGACATCAACACCCTCAGAACAAATACGTATTCATAAATATATGGCCCAGGCCGGCATCTGTTCACGCCGGGAAGCGGAGCAAATCATTGTCCGTGGTTCCGTCACCCTCAACGGTCAGGTTGTCACAGAACCCGGAGCCAAAATGACCCCCGGAGCTGATAAATTGGAAGTGGATGGGGAGCTTGTCCGCTTTAAACCCGTCATTCAAACTTCCGTGTATGCATTGTATAAACCCAAAAACTGCGTCACCACGCTGAAGGATCCTGAAGGCCGAATGACCATCAAACACTTTTTCCCCCCTGAAAACAAACGGTTTTACCCGGTGGGGCGGTTGGATTATGATGCTGAGGGATTGCTGCTGATCACCAATGATGGCGATTTCTGCAACAAGATCACCCACCCCAAATTTAAAATCTGGAAAAGTTATTTTGTCAAAGTGAAAGGAATCGTCACCCCGGAACACCTTCGAGGTCTGAAAAAAGGTCCGGTGATCAACAAAAAGAAACACCTTCCCGTCAAGGCAAAGATTCTGCATAACGTCAATAACAATACCTGGCTCGAAGTCACCCTTCAACAGGGCACCAACCATCAGATCAAAAATATGTTTTTACAAATGGGATTTCTGGTAGAGAAAATCAAACGATTCAGTATCGGGAATATCCATCTGGGGGAAATGAACCCCGGTGAATACCGCAAACTGTCTCCTGAAGAAATTGCCGATTTGTTGAAGTTAGTTACCTGATATTCCGGAATTTGACATGGCTATGCGCACCAAAACCTCCTTGTTTCAGATCAGAATCAAAGACGAAAAGATTCTTCTCAGGGTGGTATTGTCTGACACTGGAGAAAAAGCTTCTCTGGATGATATTCAGGATAAACTGCATGAAATGGATGTCGATTATCTTCCTGAAACGCTGTTGGAAATTTATGAAAAGGCCTCTGGAAAATTTGAAGTGCTGTGTGATGAACTCAGTTCAGAATATCAACTGCTGATTGAAATTTCAGACAATGAACTGAAAGCCTACCTCACGATCCATCCACCAAATTCCGGCGAAGATTTTCTTTCAGTGGATCGCATTGTTCATTCCCTCAGTCAGTCAGGGGTGTATGAAGGCATCAATCGAACAGCAATTCAAACGATGCTGGATGACATGATCGAATATGATCCTGTTGTCGTTGCTGAAGGCCGCATGCCCGTCAATGGCAAGGATGGCACATTTGAAGTGGTCTGCCTTCCTGAGGAACCCCGGAAAGATCCCCTGCACAAAGACCCCCGTGACATGCATTTCATCCATAATGTCGCTGAAGGAGAGACTTTGGTCAAGATTGTGCCACCAAGTCCCGGTGAAAATGGATTCACTGTGACTGGCAAGGCTCTTCACGCGCAACCCGGGAAAAAAGCCGCAATTTTTCCAGGCCGCAATACCCAATACAATTCTGACCGGACTCAAATTATTTCAACACATTCAGGCTTTGTCTGTTTTGCGGGCAACCGGGTTTCTGTCGATAATCTGCTTGAAATTTCAGCGGTGAATGGTGCTTCGGGGCATGTACGCTTTGATGGGATCCTGAGAATTTTCGGTGATGTGGAAGATGGCTTTTCCGTGGAAGCCAGTTCAAAAATAGAAATATGGGGTACGGTGGGCAAGGCGAATGTCCTGTGTCATGGGGATATTGAAATCAGGCAGGGGATCATGGGGAGCAATATCAAATCAGGCGGAACCATTCAGGCTGGTTTTATTTCTGAAGCCCAGGTGGAAGCTGGAGAACATTTGATAGTGGAGGAATACATTCTCAATTCCAAGGTTTCAGCAGGGAAAACCCTGCTCATTGCCAATGCGCAGGGATACTTTGCCGGAGGCGAAGGCTATGCCGGAAATTTTATCAAAGTTCCCAATGCGGGTTCGGCCAAAACCCAGAAGCAAACAACGCTGGAAGTCGGCATCGCCATCAATACCCGTAAATATTACAATGAACTTGAAGCCACCCTTGAGCGGGAATTTGAAAATTTACAGAAGCTGAAAAAGAACATGCTCATTCTCCAGAATGCCCGTGAAAAAAGGAACGGGGTGCTTCCGGAAGAACATGAAGACGTCTTTAACAAAATGGGAGTTGCACTGGATTCATCCTTAGTCACCTTGAAATCCGGCATCAGTCAATGGCGAAAAATCAAGGAGACCCTCTGGATTGATCATGAAACCAATGGCGGGGCAATTTTTGTAGAACATGATGTTCACCCCGGTGTCGTGATCAAGGTTCTACGGGTCAAACTCAATGTTCCATCGGGCATTGCCAATGCCGCGTTTGTTTTTACCAGAGAAGGAATCCAGGTCTCACCTTTTGATTCAGTGTATCAAAAATACAAACGACATTTTCCATGAATTCACCTTTAATGACTGAGCAATGACATGGCGGCCCTGGCAAAAAATGATTTAATTCGAAAAGTTCAGCGTGGAGAAACGTTGTTTCGAATGGATCTGAAAAACATGAATCTGGAAAATGCCATGCTCAAAGGCGCGATTTTAAGGGAGTGTTCCTTCAACAACAGTTGTATGAACGGCATCAATCTGGATTGCGCCATACTGGATAAATGTGATTTTACCGACTGTGAACTCAGGGAATCATCATTTCAGGAAGCATCCCTGGTGGAATGTGATTTCCGCGAAGCCTCTCTGAAAAATTCAAATTTTATTGAAGCCAATCTCCGGGAAGCCAGGCTTTTCCAAACAGAGATGAGTCAATGTAATCTGGATGGTACTATCATGATCAAGATCCAGGCTCATCTGGCGGATTTTACCAATTCCAGTTTTTTTGGAAGCAACATGTCTGAAGCCAGTATGCTGTTGTGCGACTTCACCGCCTGTGACGCGGATACGCTCACAGCGACCGATGCTGATTTTTCCGGTTCAATCTTCAATGGAACCAAAATGGACAGGGCAAAGCTGGAAAACAGCAATTTTACCTACTGCGAATTTGCCTCATCCATGTTGCGAGGATGCCATGCTCCAAAAGCAAATTTTTTCAAAGCCACATTCATCAATACTTACCTGACCAAAACAAATCTCGAACAGGCCAGATTTATGCGGGCCAACCTGAAAAAATCGTTTCTGGCCGCGGCACATCTGGGCGAAGCCAATCTGATTGAAGCCAGTTTTTCTCATTGCAGATTTGACAGTGCCATCATGACAGGCGTGATTGAAACAGGCACCAGTTATGAACAGGTGATTTTCAAGGATGTCAAGCGATGACCCGTAAAATCCTGTTGTGTGGACTTCCTATTTATTTTTGGGTTTGCCTGTCTATAGCTCTTGCTGAATATCGAGCCTATGAACTGGAGGTGTTTGACAGGATTCAGATGAAAAAAGAAATTGTCATTACCTCTTTTTCTCCGAGTGACTACATCCTGAGTCACGGTGGGCCACAGCGTATCGGGATCATCATTCGCGCTTCATGGATGTGCTATGGCGATACCTCCCAATATGGTAAAGTCTGTCCGCAACCTCCAGCGATCAATCCCCGATTCAAGGTGGGAGAACGGATTCAGGTGATATTGAACAAACATCTCACCGATGGCTGGCTTGGCGTTGTAGAAAACAGTTTTTATCGTCCGGATCTGCGCAGTAATGTGTATGGGGTACGTTTTCCGGAACGCAAGGATCTTTACACCCGCTATTACGAAGCCAATCTCCAGAAAGCACCCTGATGTTCTTCAAGTCTAGGCTGTTGAGTTAAGGCTGTAACACGGGTTCCCAGGCTCTGCGTTAAGGTTTTTTAAGAAATTTCGAGCGAGAAAATCCCCCTTTTCAAAGGGGGCATGGGAGATTTAACGCTCAGAATAACATCCCCCTAACCCCCTTCAACCAAGGGGGAATTGGTGCCAGTGCCTTCACAGTGCTTAACTTAACAGACTTGATGTTCTGCGTGGCAACCCTGGATCGCACAGATTGATCCTTAAATATTCGCTGTTCGACATTCGCATTGTTTTTAAATCAGGATTCGCGTGTTCTCTAAAAATCTACCAAGCAAAAGGCCTCCTTTGTTACTGGCAGGATCAATGCTTCTGCTGGTTCTGTCCCCCATTGCCAGTTTATATGCCGCTGAACCAGTACCCAGGCAAAATATTGAATGGTTTGCCTTGTTCAGTGGACTTCTGGGGGGCCTGGCCTTGTTTCTGTTTGGCATTGAGAAAATGAGCAATGCCCTCGAGATGGTCGCCGGAGATCAAATGAAAACCATTCTGGCCCGTATTTCTCAAAACAGGTTTATGGGCATGCTGACAGGAGCGCTGGTCACCGCGATTATTCAATCCAGTTCTGTAACCACAGTCATGCTGGTGGGGTTTGTGTCGGCCAATCTGATGACCTTCACCCAAACCATTGGTGTGATTTTCGGTGCGAACATCGGCACAACCATCACCACCCAGATCATCGCTTTCAAAGTTACAAAAGCCGCCTTACTGTTGATTGCGCTGGGGGTTGCCATGATATTCACAGGCAAGCGGGAACTGATTCGACAATATGGTTATGTGATTCTGGGCATGGGGTTGTTGTTTCAGGGAATGGTAATCATGGGAGACAGCGTCCACCCGCTGAGAACGTATCAGCCGTTCATTCAGTTGATGGCTCAAATGGAAAATCCGGTATTGGGAATTCTGGCTGCGGCAGTTTTCACCGCAATGGTACAGGCCAGTTCCGCGACACTGGGGGTCGTGGTTGTGCTGGCCTCACATGGATTGGTATCGCTGGACGGTGGAATCGCCATGATGCTGGGATCGAATATCGGCACCTGCATCACAGCCGGATTCGCGTCCATTGGCCGTTCACGAGAAGCCATCAGGGTTTCGGTTGCGCATATTCTGTTCAATGTTTTAGGCGTTTTGCTTCTATTGCCATTTTTGACACCTTATGCGGAATTTATTCAATGGGTTTCTCCAGCAGACGCAGGCTTGGATGTCCGTCAATATATTCCAAGACAAATTGCCAACTCGCATACGTTTTTCAATATTGGAGCTTCTCTGCTCTTTATATTTTTTGTGCCGGTATTTGACCGCTTTGTATGCTGGCTGGTGCCTGAAAAGAAAGCTGGCGGTGATGCTGGTTTTAAAACACGTCATCTGGATTATTCCATCATCAAAACACCTGCTCTGGGGTTGACGGCCGTCCGTCATGAAATTGCCAGAATGGGTGTCAGAGTGACAGAAATGTATCAAAAAATTCTCCCCGCGATCTTTGAACGTGATGAAGAGACTCTCACTAAAACAAGAGATATGGATAATTATGTGGATTATCTTTATGGAGAAATCATCAAATATCTTGGACAGATGAGCAAACAGACTTCGTCAGAAATTCACACCCGTGAGATTGTTCTGCTGATGTCCGCGGTCAATGATCTGGAAAATATCGGCGACAGTATTGAAACCACCATGGTTGGCTTGGGAATTGACGGCATCAAGGACCACATCGTCATCAGTGATGTAACCCGGGATATTATTCTAAAAATCTACCGACTTGTGTCAGAGGCACTTGATTCATCCATCAGGGCCGTGGTGGAGCAGAGTATGGTTGATGCAGGCAAGGTCGTTGGACTGAAAGCCGCGATTGATGAAATATTTGAGCAGGCGCAAACGCACCAACAACGGCGATTGATTGCCGACAATAGTGGTGGACTTGCCGCCTATCGTCTGGAAATGGATTTGATTCAGCAACTCAAACGTGTTTATTATCACGCCAAACGTATCGCTAAAAGTGTCATAAATCCCGGAGAAATGCTCAAAGATGAGTGAACCCGCATCATAACGAAACCTTCATGACAAAATTTCGACTTAAGGGCAAAGTCGCCATTGTGGCAGGAGCCTCTCAAGGGTTGGGACGAGAAATTTCCCTGAAACTGGCAGAAAATGGAACCCATCTGGTACTGGCCGCACGCAATCAGGAAAATCTCGAACGTGTTGCTGGTGAGTGCATAGGCCGTGGTGTCAGAGTGTTGGCTTTTCCCATGGATGTTTCGGATAAGGAGCAGTGTCAACAATTGATTGAGGCCTCGTTGAAGCACTTTCATTATCAGGTGGATATGCTGATTCATTGCGCTGGCGTCCAGGAAAACCTTCCTTTATCAGCACCTGATTCTCTCGTATCGCTGGAATATCTGATGGCCGTCAATTACTTCGGCTGTGTTTACCTCACCAACTATGCTATGCCTCACCTGATACGAAATCGGGGAGTGATTGTCGGCGTGATCGGGTTGCAGGGAAGATTCGGTGGTCTGAATCAAGCCGGTTTCGCTGCCAGCAAACACGCGTTGGCCGGTTTCTTTGAATCCTTACGCTATGAACTTGAAGCCTCCAGAGTTGGGGTGACCATGGCCTTTCCCGGAGATTGGGATTCTTATGCACAGTCTGCTGGAAATGAAACTTCTTCCATGAATGTCCGCGAGGTGTGGGCTCAGATCATTATTGAAGGCATTCAGAAACGACGCCACAATCTTTACATGGAACGCAAAACCGTAGTGAACCGTATGCTCCAGTTTTTCTCACCCCGATTGGCCAATCAGCTATTGCGTCGCTTTCTGGACTGACTTCATTATCGGAGTATCCTCATGAAAATCATCACTATGAATCTGAATGGCATTCGTTCCGCCACTGAAAAGGGCTTTTTGGAATGGATGACATCTCAGCAGGCGGATGTGGTTTGTTTACAGGAAATCAGGGTGCAACCGGAACAATTGACCCCTGCCATGAGAAACCCCAAAGGTTATGAGAGTTTTTTTCTTTCTGCCCGGAAAAAAGGTTATGCGGGTGTCGGTGTGTATTTTAAAAAAATGCCTGACCGGTTTCACACTCGCTTTGGATGGGCCGAAATGGATGATGACGGCCGTTATCTTCAGATAGATTATGGAAATCTCAGCATCATTTCGCTATATCTGCATTCAGGCAGTAGCGGTGAAATCCGACAGTCTCTCAAATTTCAGGCAATGGATCAATTGACAAACTGGTTGAAAGAAAAACGGCAGGATGGCCGGGAATATATCGTTTGTGGCGACTGGAACATCGCACATCAGCCGATTGATCTTAAAAATTGGAAAGCCAATCAGAATTATTCAGGCTTTTTACCCGAAGAAAGACAATGGCTGACCATGCTTTTCGAAGAGTTGGGGTTTGTGGATATTTTCAGAAAACTCAATCCCCACCCTGATCAATATACATGGTGGTCAAACCGTGGTCAGGCCTGGTCCAAAAATGTGGGCTGGCGGATTGACTACCAGATAGGAACACCTGGAATCGCAGGTAAGGCCAATCATGAAACCATCTTCAGGGAACAAAAATTTTCCGATCATGCTCCCCTGATCATTGGTTATGATTTCGAGATTTGATTGCGT
This portion of the SAR324 cluster bacterium genome encodes:
- a CDS encoding rRNA pseudouridine synthase, translating into MTSTPSEQIRIHKYMAQAGICSRREAEQIIVRGSVTLNGQVVTEPGAKMTPGADKLEVDGELVRFKPVIQTSVYALYKPKNCVTTLKDPEGRMTIKHFFPPENKRFYPVGRLDYDAEGLLLITNDGDFCNKITHPKFKIWKSYFVKVKGIVTPEHLRGLKKGPVINKKKHLPVKAKILHNVNNNTWLEVTLQQGTNHQIKNMFLQMGFLVEKIKRFSIGNIHLGEMNPGEYRKLSPEEIADLLKLVT
- a CDS encoding pentapeptide repeat-containing protein; the protein is MAALAKNDLIRKVQRGETLFRMDLKNMNLENAMLKGAILRECSFNNSCMNGINLDCAILDKCDFTDCELRESSFQEASLVECDFREASLKNSNFIEANLREARLFQTEMSQCNLDGTIMIKIQAHLADFTNSSFFGSNMSEASMLLCDFTACDADTLTATDADFSGSIFNGTKMDRAKLENSNFTYCEFASSMLRGCHAPKANFFKATFINTYLTKTNLEQARFMRANLKKSFLAAAHLGEANLIEASFSHCRFDSAIMTGVIETGTSYEQVIFKDVKR
- a CDS encoding DUF342 domain-containing protein, producing MAMRTKTSLFQIRIKDEKILLRVVLSDTGEKASLDDIQDKLHEMDVDYLPETLLEIYEKASGKFEVLCDELSSEYQLLIEISDNELKAYLTIHPPNSGEDFLSVDRIVHSLSQSGVYEGINRTAIQTMLDDMIEYDPVVVAEGRMPVNGKDGTFEVVCLPEEPRKDPLHKDPRDMHFIHNVAEGETLVKIVPPSPGENGFTVTGKALHAQPGKKAAIFPGRNTQYNSDRTQIISTHSGFVCFAGNRVSVDNLLEISAVNGASGHVRFDGILRIFGDVEDGFSVEASSKIEIWGTVGKANVLCHGDIEIRQGIMGSNIKSGGTIQAGFISEAQVEAGEHLIVEEYILNSKVSAGKTLLIANAQGYFAGGEGYAGNFIKVPNAGSAKTQKQTTLEVGIAINTRKYYNELEATLEREFENLQKLKKNMLILQNAREKRNGVLPEEHEDVFNKMGVALDSSLVTLKSGISQWRKIKETLWIDHETNGGAIFVEHDVHPGVVIKVLRVKLNVPSGIANAAFVFTREGIQVSPFDSVYQKYKRHFP
- the xth gene encoding exodeoxyribonuclease III — encoded protein: MKIITMNLNGIRSATEKGFLEWMTSQQADVVCLQEIRVQPEQLTPAMRNPKGYESFFLSARKKGYAGVGVYFKKMPDRFHTRFGWAEMDDDGRYLQIDYGNLSIISLYLHSGSSGEIRQSLKFQAMDQLTNWLKEKRQDGREYIVCGDWNIAHQPIDLKNWKANQNYSGFLPEERQWLTMLFEELGFVDIFRKLNPHPDQYTWWSNRGQAWSKNVGWRIDYQIGTPGIAGKANHETIFREQKFSDHAPLIIGYDFEI
- a CDS encoding Na/Pi cotransporter family protein, coding for MLLLVLSPIASLYAAEPVPRQNIEWFALFSGLLGGLALFLFGIEKMSNALEMVAGDQMKTILARISQNRFMGMLTGALVTAIIQSSSVTTVMLVGFVSANLMTFTQTIGVIFGANIGTTITTQIIAFKVTKAALLLIALGVAMIFTGKRELIRQYGYVILGMGLLFQGMVIMGDSVHPLRTYQPFIQLMAQMENPVLGILAAAVFTAMVQASSATLGVVVVLASHGLVSLDGGIAMMLGSNIGTCITAGFASIGRSREAIRVSVAHILFNVLGVLLLLPFLTPYAEFIQWVSPADAGLDVRQYIPRQIANSHTFFNIGASLLFIFFVPVFDRFVCWLVPEKKAGGDAGFKTRHLDYSIIKTPALGLTAVRHEIARMGVRVTEMYQKILPAIFERDEETLTKTRDMDNYVDYLYGEIIKYLGQMSKQTSSEIHTREIVLLMSAVNDLENIGDSIETTMVGLGIDGIKDHIVISDVTRDIILKIYRLVSEALDSSIRAVVEQSMVDAGKVVGLKAAIDEIFEQAQTHQQRRLIADNSGGLAAYRLEMDLIQQLKRVYYHAKRIAKSVINPGEMLKDE
- a CDS encoding SDR family NAD(P)-dependent oxidoreductase is translated as MTKFRLKGKVAIVAGASQGLGREISLKLAENGTHLVLAARNQENLERVAGECIGRGVRVLAFPMDVSDKEQCQQLIEASLKHFHYQVDMLIHCAGVQENLPLSAPDSLVSLEYLMAVNYFGCVYLTNYAMPHLIRNRGVIVGVIGLQGRFGGLNQAGFAASKHALAGFFESLRYELEASRVGVTMAFPGDWDSYAQSAGNETSSMNVREVWAQIIIEGIQKRRHNLYMERKTVVNRMLQFFSPRLANQLLRRFLD